In the genome of Dermacentor silvarum isolate Dsil-2018 chromosome 1, BIME_Dsil_1.4, whole genome shotgun sequence, one region contains:
- the LOC125942430 gene encoding uncharacterized protein LOC125942430, which produces MTGSAGAASAATSSRGNRNFSQEGDYEMILPNLPTGRFVINTVFLHGDVQARPYRVEDFRDALAGLTLLPEVIALGAYRMSHVWAVTFKSAEAVKKILAASEMKVKGRRCVVIDPGNQDVRMKVHWLLHNIPDDDVRVAFLPYGRVTEISRERWRVHGIADKGSTTRLVSLRLKAGVKLEDLPHQVNVAGEQALVVVSGRAPMCLRCHTTGHIRRDCRVPKCSACRRFGHEEGQCPKTYASVTGPSSAEEPSELLMDETDAEEAAKPSGDAATGKMVTLSASKSKLEERREPPAGEPQDQGPAVVKAATSKDTCQPTSEDTKVAENQETCMEVVESASGQPIKRPLEESVEEKADKRGEGTEPPFKEMTTRRTSIKPRPNISAERRSADKPPP; this is translated from the coding sequence ATGACGGGCTCCgcaggagcggcttcagcggctaCTTCCAGCCGCGGAAACAGGAATTTTTCACAGGAAGGAGACTACGAGATgattttgccgaatttgccaaCAGGTCGTTTTGTTATTAATACAGTTTTTCTTCACGGGGACGTTCAAGCGCGACCTTACCGAGTAGAGGACTTTCGCGACGCGCTGGCTGGGTTGACGCTGCTTCCTGAGGTTATCGCCTTAGGGGCGTATCGAATGAGCCATGTGTGGGCCGTAACTTTCAAGAGTGCTGAAGCCGTCAAGAAGATACTCGCTGCAAGTGAAATGAAGGTCAAAGGCCGACGCTGCGTCGTCATTGATCCTGGAAATCAAGATGTAAGAATGAAAGTTCACTGGCTACTACACAATATTCCAGACGACGACGTGCGCGTGGCTTTCCTGCCTTATGGAAGAGTGACGGAAATCAGCAGAGAACGGTGGCGTGTTCACGGAATTGCTGACAAGGGGTCCACCACCCGGTTGGTGTCCCTGCGACTCAAAGCCGGCGTCAAGCTTGAAGACCTACCACACCAGGTGAACGTCGCAGGCGAACAAGCTTTGGTTGTCGTATCGGGTCGTGCACCAATGTGCCTTCGCTGTCATACGACGGGGCACATCCGCCGCGACTGCAGAGTTCCAAAATGCAGCGCATGCCGAAGATTCGGACATGAAGAAGGACAATGCCCTAAGACATACGCCAGCGTCACAGGGCCTTCGAGTGCTGAGGAACCATCCGAGCTCCTCATGGACGAAACCGACGCCGAGGAAGCTGCCAAGCCTTCAGGTGACGCCGCAACCGGAAAAATGGTAACATTGTCAGCCAGCAAATCTAAGCTGGAGGAAAGGCGTGAACCACCAGCGGGCGAGCCTCAAGACCAAGGTCCGGCAGTCGTAAAAGCTGCCACATCGAAAGACACCTGTCAACCTACCAGCGAGGATACAAAGGTGGCGGAAAACCAAGAGACTTGTATGGAAGTCGTCGAAAGCGCCAGTGGACAGCCCATCAAGCGGCCATTAGAGGAAAGCGTCGAGGAAAAGGCGGACAAAAGAGGTGAAGGGACAGAACCACCGTTCAAGGAAATGACCACAAGGCGGACCTCAATAAAACCACGGCCGAATATTTCGGCCGAGCGACGGTCGGCGGACAAACCGCCGCCTTGA